One window from the genome of Eucalyptus grandis isolate ANBG69807.140 chromosome 7, ASM1654582v1, whole genome shotgun sequence encodes:
- the LOC104454552 gene encoding protein LNK2 isoform X3 has translation MHVLFLSLKLTSIIWGEAGENGEHIVPYQAGKEDDRPNKIQNEDITTLKPSEQKLLGAKLDLHGMKLECFNRSNKNGGIAVSRLDSWPNLSSSEAAKDEQGSVGTGVTDNVTEINECNLSKAETAQHDADADIFGNTQDKEHTDFSDYGWENISSFDDLDRIFSNDEPIFGQANLDKADEIWSSSKDATSGPVRSFSISADSPGLISGALTSSSEIPQVKTEYEHQDEQSFNLGYDKMNEPASISFQQRNATVEPVVNDQNMAMVGKTHAENSCLFVDSSFTLNERADKVYRHKTLHKSQKKSREKAEGKIAQDIYGSWSSHVDLGGQCGHQPSPFPSSINQLSGIRGPEPTHFQQISDPYAQSSAFRNYAESFPAILSPTSFQSREVKCPVVFPGYKASSTYVDSTGKRLDSPGKPPTMTPQEKIEKLRRRQQMQAMLAIKKQLQQFVDEICPSDAQGLTLEISNQHSKGAHLEVDDLSSLPSIDVSSSIEQDGSTFVSAAVDGSSIEDVVLNQLQDVIAKLDDRIKICIRDSLYRLAKSTVKRQHTGSMIGTVVHPQDEHEVLAKEESEASNREVKPADVETDTNPIDRAVAHLLFHRPFSTKLPGTPESLISQKLPHKHKAQELANVQNEGLSKILKTESQSSLQGSESTDQMTDTHQINQFKNSTSMDTSENAYVPTEGGAGALEALQEQ, from the exons ATGCATGtcctgtttctctctctaaag CTCACAAGCATCATATGGGGTGAGGCTGGTGAAAATGGCGAACATATAGTCCCTTATCAAGCTGGAAAGGAAGATGATCGGCccaataaaatccaaaatgaagACATCACGACCCTTAAGCCTAGTGAACAGAAGCTGCTCGGGGCAAAACTCGATCTCCATGGTATGAAGCTGGAATGCTTCAACAGAAGCAACAAAAATGGAGGGATTGCTGTATCGAGGTTGGACTCATGGCCAAATCTCTCTTCATCAGAAGCTGCTAAAGATGAGCAAGGATCTGTTGGTACTGGAGTGACCGATAATGTGACAGAAATCAAcgaatgcaatttatctaaag CAGAGACGGCTCAACACGATGCAGATGCTGATATATTTGGAAACACCCAAGATAAAGAGCATACCGATTTTTCTGACTATGGATGGGAGAATATCAGCAGCTTTGATGACCTTGATCGAATCTTTAG CAATGATGAACCAATATTTGGCCAAGCAAATCTTGATAAGGCTGATGAGATATGGTCTTCTTCTAAAGACGCAACAAGCGGTCCAGTAAGATCATTTTCCATTTCTGCGGATTCTCCTGGTTTGATTTCTGGAGCATTGACGAGTTCATCAGAGATCCCGCAAGTGAAAACAGAATATGAACATCAAGATGAGCAGTCTTTCAACCTTGGCTATGACAAAATGAATGAGCCTGCATCCATTAGTTTTCAGCAAAGAAATGCAACTGTTGAACCAGTGGTGAACGATCAG AATATGGCCATGGTAGGAAAGACCCATGCAGAAAACTCTTGTCTTTTTGTTGATAGTTCTTTTACCCTGAATGAACGTGCTGATAAG GTTTACAGGCACAAAACGCTCCATAAAAGCCAGAAGAAGTCCCGAGAGAAAGCTGAAGGGAAAATAGCCCAAGATATTTACGGGTCCTGGTCTTCGCATGTGGATTTGGGGGGACAGTGCGGCCACCAGCCATCGCCATTTCCATCATCTATCAATCAACTAAGTGGGATTAGAGGACCTGAGCCCACCCATTTCCAGCAGATCTCTGATCCATACGCACAATCTTCTGCATTCAGGAACTATGCAGAATCATTTCCAGCAATACTTTCACCAACAAGCTTCCAATCCAGGGAGGTCAAGTGTCCAGTCGTGTTTCCTGGGTACAAAGCATCTTCTACTTATGTCGACTCTACAGGAAAGAGGCTTGATTCCCCAGGAAAACCTCCTACAATGAcgcctcaagagaaaattgagaagttGAGGCGGCGCCAGCAAATGCAAGCAATGCTTGCTATTAAGAAACAGCTACAGCAGTTTGTTGACGAAATCTGTCCTTCTGATGCTCAAGGCCTTACTCTGGAAATTTCAAATCAGCATAGCAAGGGCGCCCATTTGGAAGTTGATGATCTGAGCAGTCTTCCTTCAATTGACGTAAGTTCTTCAATAGAGCAGGATGGTTCTACTTTCGTCTCTGCAGCTGTTGATGGCAGTTCAATTGAGGATGTGGTGCTTAATCAGCTTCAGGATGTGATTGCAAAG TTGGACGACAGGATCAAAATCTGTATACGGGATAGCTTGTATCGCCTGGCTAAAAGTACCGTGAAAAGGCAACACACTGGGAGTATGATTGGCACTGTTGTGCATCCGCAAGATGAGCATGAAGTTTTAGCAAAGGAGGAATCAGAGGCTAGTAACAG GGAGGTTAAGCCAGCTGATGTTGAAACAGACACCAATCCAATAGACCGAGCAGTTGCCCATTTGCTCTTTCATCGGCCTTTTTCCACTAAACTTCCTGGAACACCTGAATCATTGATTTCTCAAAAGCTCCCTCACAAACACAAAGCACAAGAGTTGGCAAATGTGCAGAACGAGGGACTGTCCAAGATCTTAAAAACTGAGTCGCAGTCCTCTCTTCAAGGATCAGAAAGCACAGACCAGATGACAGATACCCATCAGATTAATCAGTTCAAAAACAGCACTTCCATGGACACGTCCGAAAATGCCTATGTGCCAACAGAGGGCGGAGCTGGAGCTCTTGAAGCATTGCAAGAGCAGTAA
- the LOC104454552 gene encoding protein LNK2 isoform X1: MHVLFLSLKLTSIIWGEAGENGEHIVPYQAGKEDDRPNKIQNEDITTLKPSEQKLLGAKLDLHGMKLECFNRSNKNGGIAVSRLDSWPNLSSSEAAKDEQGSVGTGVTDNVTEINECNLSKAETAQHDADADIFGNTQDKEHTDFSDYGWENISSFDDLDRIFSNDEPIFGQANLDKADEIWSSSKDATSGPVRSFSISADSPGLISGALTSSSEIPQVKTEYEHQDEQSFNLGYDKMNEPASISFQQRNATVEPVVNDQKNMAMVGKTHAENSCLFVDSSFTLNERADKVYRHKTLHKSQKKSREKAEGKIAQDIYGSWSSHVDLGGQCGHQPSPFPSSINQLSGIRGPEPTHFQQISDPYAQSSAFRNYAESFPAILSPTSFQSREVKCPVVFPGYKASSTYVDSTGKRLDSPGKPPTMTPQEKIEKLRRRQQMQAMLAIKKQLQQFVDEICPSDAQGLTLEISNQHSKGAHLEVDDLSSLPSIDVSSSIEQDGSTFVSAAVDGSSIEDVVLNQLQDVIAKLDDRIKICIRDSLYRLAKSTVKRQHTGSMIGTVVHPQDEHEVLAKEESEASNREVKPADVETDTNPIDRAVAHLLFHRPFSTKLPGTPESLISQKLPHKHKAQELANVQNEGLSKILKTESQSSLQGSESTDQMTDTHQINQFKNSTSMDTSENAYVPTEGGAGALEALQEQ, encoded by the exons ATGCATGtcctgtttctctctctaaag CTCACAAGCATCATATGGGGTGAGGCTGGTGAAAATGGCGAACATATAGTCCCTTATCAAGCTGGAAAGGAAGATGATCGGCccaataaaatccaaaatgaagACATCACGACCCTTAAGCCTAGTGAACAGAAGCTGCTCGGGGCAAAACTCGATCTCCATGGTATGAAGCTGGAATGCTTCAACAGAAGCAACAAAAATGGAGGGATTGCTGTATCGAGGTTGGACTCATGGCCAAATCTCTCTTCATCAGAAGCTGCTAAAGATGAGCAAGGATCTGTTGGTACTGGAGTGACCGATAATGTGACAGAAATCAAcgaatgcaatttatctaaag CAGAGACGGCTCAACACGATGCAGATGCTGATATATTTGGAAACACCCAAGATAAAGAGCATACCGATTTTTCTGACTATGGATGGGAGAATATCAGCAGCTTTGATGACCTTGATCGAATCTTTAG CAATGATGAACCAATATTTGGCCAAGCAAATCTTGATAAGGCTGATGAGATATGGTCTTCTTCTAAAGACGCAACAAGCGGTCCAGTAAGATCATTTTCCATTTCTGCGGATTCTCCTGGTTTGATTTCTGGAGCATTGACGAGTTCATCAGAGATCCCGCAAGTGAAAACAGAATATGAACATCAAGATGAGCAGTCTTTCAACCTTGGCTATGACAAAATGAATGAGCCTGCATCCATTAGTTTTCAGCAAAGAAATGCAACTGTTGAACCAGTGGTGAACGATCAG AAGAATATGGCCATGGTAGGAAAGACCCATGCAGAAAACTCTTGTCTTTTTGTTGATAGTTCTTTTACCCTGAATGAACGTGCTGATAAG GTTTACAGGCACAAAACGCTCCATAAAAGCCAGAAGAAGTCCCGAGAGAAAGCTGAAGGGAAAATAGCCCAAGATATTTACGGGTCCTGGTCTTCGCATGTGGATTTGGGGGGACAGTGCGGCCACCAGCCATCGCCATTTCCATCATCTATCAATCAACTAAGTGGGATTAGAGGACCTGAGCCCACCCATTTCCAGCAGATCTCTGATCCATACGCACAATCTTCTGCATTCAGGAACTATGCAGAATCATTTCCAGCAATACTTTCACCAACAAGCTTCCAATCCAGGGAGGTCAAGTGTCCAGTCGTGTTTCCTGGGTACAAAGCATCTTCTACTTATGTCGACTCTACAGGAAAGAGGCTTGATTCCCCAGGAAAACCTCCTACAATGAcgcctcaagagaaaattgagaagttGAGGCGGCGCCAGCAAATGCAAGCAATGCTTGCTATTAAGAAACAGCTACAGCAGTTTGTTGACGAAATCTGTCCTTCTGATGCTCAAGGCCTTACTCTGGAAATTTCAAATCAGCATAGCAAGGGCGCCCATTTGGAAGTTGATGATCTGAGCAGTCTTCCTTCAATTGACGTAAGTTCTTCAATAGAGCAGGATGGTTCTACTTTCGTCTCTGCAGCTGTTGATGGCAGTTCAATTGAGGATGTGGTGCTTAATCAGCTTCAGGATGTGATTGCAAAG TTGGACGACAGGATCAAAATCTGTATACGGGATAGCTTGTATCGCCTGGCTAAAAGTACCGTGAAAAGGCAACACACTGGGAGTATGATTGGCACTGTTGTGCATCCGCAAGATGAGCATGAAGTTTTAGCAAAGGAGGAATCAGAGGCTAGTAACAG GGAGGTTAAGCCAGCTGATGTTGAAACAGACACCAATCCAATAGACCGAGCAGTTGCCCATTTGCTCTTTCATCGGCCTTTTTCCACTAAACTTCCTGGAACACCTGAATCATTGATTTCTCAAAAGCTCCCTCACAAACACAAAGCACAAGAGTTGGCAAATGTGCAGAACGAGGGACTGTCCAAGATCTTAAAAACTGAGTCGCAGTCCTCTCTTCAAGGATCAGAAAGCACAGACCAGATGACAGATACCCATCAGATTAATCAGTTCAAAAACAGCACTTCCATGGACACGTCCGAAAATGCCTATGTGCCAACAGAGGGCGGAGCTGGAGCTCTTGAAGCATTGCAAGAGCAGTAA
- the LOC104454552 gene encoding protein LNK2 isoform X5 — MHVLFLSLKLTSIIWGEAGENGEHIVPYQAGKEDDRPNKIQNEDITTLKPSEQKLLGAKLDLHGMKLECFNRSNKNGGIAVSRLDSWPNLSSSEAAKDEQGSVGTGVTDNVTEINECNLSKAETAQHDADADIFGNTQDKEHTDFSDYGWENISSFDDLDRIFSNDEPIFGQANLDKADEIWSSSKDATSGPVRSFSISADSPGLISGALTSSSEIPQVKTEYEHQDEQSFNLGYDKMNEPASISFQQRNATVEPVVNDQVYRHKTLHKSQKKSREKAEGKIAQDIYGSWSSHVDLGGQCGHQPSPFPSSINQLSGIRGPEPTHFQQISDPYAQSSAFRNYAESFPAILSPTSFQSREVKCPVVFPGYKASSTYVDSTGKRLDSPGKPPTMTPQEKIEKLRRRQQMQAMLAIKKQLQQFVDEICPSDAQGLTLEISNQHSKGAHLEVDDLSSLPSIDVSSSIEQDGSTFVSAAVDGSSIEDVVLNQLQDVIAKLDDRIKICIRDSLYRLAKSTVKRQHTGSMIGTVVHPQDEHEVLAKEESEASNREVKPADVETDTNPIDRAVAHLLFHRPFSTKLPGTPESLISQKLPHKHKAQELANVQNEGLSKILKTESQSSLQGSESTDQMTDTHQINQFKNSTSMDTSENAYVPTEGGAGALEALQEQ, encoded by the exons ATGCATGtcctgtttctctctctaaag CTCACAAGCATCATATGGGGTGAGGCTGGTGAAAATGGCGAACATATAGTCCCTTATCAAGCTGGAAAGGAAGATGATCGGCccaataaaatccaaaatgaagACATCACGACCCTTAAGCCTAGTGAACAGAAGCTGCTCGGGGCAAAACTCGATCTCCATGGTATGAAGCTGGAATGCTTCAACAGAAGCAACAAAAATGGAGGGATTGCTGTATCGAGGTTGGACTCATGGCCAAATCTCTCTTCATCAGAAGCTGCTAAAGATGAGCAAGGATCTGTTGGTACTGGAGTGACCGATAATGTGACAGAAATCAAcgaatgcaatttatctaaag CAGAGACGGCTCAACACGATGCAGATGCTGATATATTTGGAAACACCCAAGATAAAGAGCATACCGATTTTTCTGACTATGGATGGGAGAATATCAGCAGCTTTGATGACCTTGATCGAATCTTTAG CAATGATGAACCAATATTTGGCCAAGCAAATCTTGATAAGGCTGATGAGATATGGTCTTCTTCTAAAGACGCAACAAGCGGTCCAGTAAGATCATTTTCCATTTCTGCGGATTCTCCTGGTTTGATTTCTGGAGCATTGACGAGTTCATCAGAGATCCCGCAAGTGAAAACAGAATATGAACATCAAGATGAGCAGTCTTTCAACCTTGGCTATGACAAAATGAATGAGCCTGCATCCATTAGTTTTCAGCAAAGAAATGCAACTGTTGAACCAGTGGTGAACGATCAG GTTTACAGGCACAAAACGCTCCATAAAAGCCAGAAGAAGTCCCGAGAGAAAGCTGAAGGGAAAATAGCCCAAGATATTTACGGGTCCTGGTCTTCGCATGTGGATTTGGGGGGACAGTGCGGCCACCAGCCATCGCCATTTCCATCATCTATCAATCAACTAAGTGGGATTAGAGGACCTGAGCCCACCCATTTCCAGCAGATCTCTGATCCATACGCACAATCTTCTGCATTCAGGAACTATGCAGAATCATTTCCAGCAATACTTTCACCAACAAGCTTCCAATCCAGGGAGGTCAAGTGTCCAGTCGTGTTTCCTGGGTACAAAGCATCTTCTACTTATGTCGACTCTACAGGAAAGAGGCTTGATTCCCCAGGAAAACCTCCTACAATGAcgcctcaagagaaaattgagaagttGAGGCGGCGCCAGCAAATGCAAGCAATGCTTGCTATTAAGAAACAGCTACAGCAGTTTGTTGACGAAATCTGTCCTTCTGATGCTCAAGGCCTTACTCTGGAAATTTCAAATCAGCATAGCAAGGGCGCCCATTTGGAAGTTGATGATCTGAGCAGTCTTCCTTCAATTGACGTAAGTTCTTCAATAGAGCAGGATGGTTCTACTTTCGTCTCTGCAGCTGTTGATGGCAGTTCAATTGAGGATGTGGTGCTTAATCAGCTTCAGGATGTGATTGCAAAG TTGGACGACAGGATCAAAATCTGTATACGGGATAGCTTGTATCGCCTGGCTAAAAGTACCGTGAAAAGGCAACACACTGGGAGTATGATTGGCACTGTTGTGCATCCGCAAGATGAGCATGAAGTTTTAGCAAAGGAGGAATCAGAGGCTAGTAACAG GGAGGTTAAGCCAGCTGATGTTGAAACAGACACCAATCCAATAGACCGAGCAGTTGCCCATTTGCTCTTTCATCGGCCTTTTTCCACTAAACTTCCTGGAACACCTGAATCATTGATTTCTCAAAAGCTCCCTCACAAACACAAAGCACAAGAGTTGGCAAATGTGCAGAACGAGGGACTGTCCAAGATCTTAAAAACTGAGTCGCAGTCCTCTCTTCAAGGATCAGAAAGCACAGACCAGATGACAGATACCCATCAGATTAATCAGTTCAAAAACAGCACTTCCATGGACACGTCCGAAAATGCCTATGTGCCAACAGAGGGCGGAGCTGGAGCTCTTGAAGCATTGCAAGAGCAGTAA
- the LOC104454552 gene encoding protein LNK2 isoform X2: MFDWNDEELTSIIWGEAGENGEHIVPYQAGKEDDRPNKIQNEDITTLKPSEQKLLGAKLDLHGMKLECFNRSNKNGGIAVSRLDSWPNLSSSEAAKDEQGSVGTGVTDNVTEINECNLSKAETAQHDADADIFGNTQDKEHTDFSDYGWENISSFDDLDRIFSNDEPIFGQANLDKADEIWSSSKDATSGPVRSFSISADSPGLISGALTSSSEIPQVKTEYEHQDEQSFNLGYDKMNEPASISFQQRNATVEPVVNDQKNMAMVGKTHAENSCLFVDSSFTLNERADKVYRHKTLHKSQKKSREKAEGKIAQDIYGSWSSHVDLGGQCGHQPSPFPSSINQLSGIRGPEPTHFQQISDPYAQSSAFRNYAESFPAILSPTSFQSREVKCPVVFPGYKASSTYVDSTGKRLDSPGKPPTMTPQEKIEKLRRRQQMQAMLAIKKQLQQFVDEICPSDAQGLTLEISNQHSKGAHLEVDDLSSLPSIDVSSSIEQDGSTFVSAAVDGSSIEDVVLNQLQDVIAKLDDRIKICIRDSLYRLAKSTVKRQHTGSMIGTVVHPQDEHEVLAKEESEASNREVKPADVETDTNPIDRAVAHLLFHRPFSTKLPGTPESLISQKLPHKHKAQELANVQNEGLSKILKTESQSSLQGSESTDQMTDTHQINQFKNSTSMDTSENAYVPTEGGAGALEALQEQ, from the exons ATGTTTGATTGGAACGACGAAGAG CTCACAAGCATCATATGGGGTGAGGCTGGTGAAAATGGCGAACATATAGTCCCTTATCAAGCTGGAAAGGAAGATGATCGGCccaataaaatccaaaatgaagACATCACGACCCTTAAGCCTAGTGAACAGAAGCTGCTCGGGGCAAAACTCGATCTCCATGGTATGAAGCTGGAATGCTTCAACAGAAGCAACAAAAATGGAGGGATTGCTGTATCGAGGTTGGACTCATGGCCAAATCTCTCTTCATCAGAAGCTGCTAAAGATGAGCAAGGATCTGTTGGTACTGGAGTGACCGATAATGTGACAGAAATCAAcgaatgcaatttatctaaag CAGAGACGGCTCAACACGATGCAGATGCTGATATATTTGGAAACACCCAAGATAAAGAGCATACCGATTTTTCTGACTATGGATGGGAGAATATCAGCAGCTTTGATGACCTTGATCGAATCTTTAG CAATGATGAACCAATATTTGGCCAAGCAAATCTTGATAAGGCTGATGAGATATGGTCTTCTTCTAAAGACGCAACAAGCGGTCCAGTAAGATCATTTTCCATTTCTGCGGATTCTCCTGGTTTGATTTCTGGAGCATTGACGAGTTCATCAGAGATCCCGCAAGTGAAAACAGAATATGAACATCAAGATGAGCAGTCTTTCAACCTTGGCTATGACAAAATGAATGAGCCTGCATCCATTAGTTTTCAGCAAAGAAATGCAACTGTTGAACCAGTGGTGAACGATCAG AAGAATATGGCCATGGTAGGAAAGACCCATGCAGAAAACTCTTGTCTTTTTGTTGATAGTTCTTTTACCCTGAATGAACGTGCTGATAAG GTTTACAGGCACAAAACGCTCCATAAAAGCCAGAAGAAGTCCCGAGAGAAAGCTGAAGGGAAAATAGCCCAAGATATTTACGGGTCCTGGTCTTCGCATGTGGATTTGGGGGGACAGTGCGGCCACCAGCCATCGCCATTTCCATCATCTATCAATCAACTAAGTGGGATTAGAGGACCTGAGCCCACCCATTTCCAGCAGATCTCTGATCCATACGCACAATCTTCTGCATTCAGGAACTATGCAGAATCATTTCCAGCAATACTTTCACCAACAAGCTTCCAATCCAGGGAGGTCAAGTGTCCAGTCGTGTTTCCTGGGTACAAAGCATCTTCTACTTATGTCGACTCTACAGGAAAGAGGCTTGATTCCCCAGGAAAACCTCCTACAATGAcgcctcaagagaaaattgagaagttGAGGCGGCGCCAGCAAATGCAAGCAATGCTTGCTATTAAGAAACAGCTACAGCAGTTTGTTGACGAAATCTGTCCTTCTGATGCTCAAGGCCTTACTCTGGAAATTTCAAATCAGCATAGCAAGGGCGCCCATTTGGAAGTTGATGATCTGAGCAGTCTTCCTTCAATTGACGTAAGTTCTTCAATAGAGCAGGATGGTTCTACTTTCGTCTCTGCAGCTGTTGATGGCAGTTCAATTGAGGATGTGGTGCTTAATCAGCTTCAGGATGTGATTGCAAAG TTGGACGACAGGATCAAAATCTGTATACGGGATAGCTTGTATCGCCTGGCTAAAAGTACCGTGAAAAGGCAACACACTGGGAGTATGATTGGCACTGTTGTGCATCCGCAAGATGAGCATGAAGTTTTAGCAAAGGAGGAATCAGAGGCTAGTAACAG GGAGGTTAAGCCAGCTGATGTTGAAACAGACACCAATCCAATAGACCGAGCAGTTGCCCATTTGCTCTTTCATCGGCCTTTTTCCACTAAACTTCCTGGAACACCTGAATCATTGATTTCTCAAAAGCTCCCTCACAAACACAAAGCACAAGAGTTGGCAAATGTGCAGAACGAGGGACTGTCCAAGATCTTAAAAACTGAGTCGCAGTCCTCTCTTCAAGGATCAGAAAGCACAGACCAGATGACAGATACCCATCAGATTAATCAGTTCAAAAACAGCACTTCCATGGACACGTCCGAAAATGCCTATGTGCCAACAGAGGGCGGAGCTGGAGCTCTTGAAGCATTGCAAGAGCAGTAA
- the LOC104454552 gene encoding protein LNK2 isoform X4 — MHVLFLSLKLTSIIWGEAGENGEHIVPYQAGKEDDRPNKIQNEDITTLKPSEQKLLGAKLDLHGMKLECFNRSNKNGGIAVSRLDSWPNLSSSEAAKDEQGSVGTGVTDNVTEINECNLSKETAQHDADADIFGNTQDKEHTDFSDYGWENISSFDDLDRIFSNDEPIFGQANLDKADEIWSSSKDATSGPVRSFSISADSPGLISGALTSSSEIPQVKTEYEHQDEQSFNLGYDKMNEPASISFQQRNATVEPVVNDQKNMAMVGKTHAENSCLFVDSSFTLNERADKVYRHKTLHKSQKKSREKAEGKIAQDIYGSWSSHVDLGGQCGHQPSPFPSSINQLSGIRGPEPTHFQQISDPYAQSSAFRNYAESFPAILSPTSFQSREVKCPVVFPGYKASSTYVDSTGKRLDSPGKPPTMTPQEKIEKLRRRQQMQAMLAIKKQLQQFVDEICPSDAQGLTLEISNQHSKGAHLEVDDLSSLPSIDVSSSIEQDGSTFVSAAVDGSSIEDVVLNQLQDVIAKLDDRIKICIRDSLYRLAKSTVKRQHTGSMIGTVVHPQDEHEVLAKEESEASNREVKPADVETDTNPIDRAVAHLLFHRPFSTKLPGTPESLISQKLPHKHKAQELANVQNEGLSKILKTESQSSLQGSESTDQMTDTHQINQFKNSTSMDTSENAYVPTEGGAGALEALQEQ, encoded by the exons ATGCATGtcctgtttctctctctaaag CTCACAAGCATCATATGGGGTGAGGCTGGTGAAAATGGCGAACATATAGTCCCTTATCAAGCTGGAAAGGAAGATGATCGGCccaataaaatccaaaatgaagACATCACGACCCTTAAGCCTAGTGAACAGAAGCTGCTCGGGGCAAAACTCGATCTCCATGGTATGAAGCTGGAATGCTTCAACAGAAGCAACAAAAATGGAGGGATTGCTGTATCGAGGTTGGACTCATGGCCAAATCTCTCTTCATCAGAAGCTGCTAAAGATGAGCAAGGATCTGTTGGTACTGGAGTGACCGATAATGTGACAGAAATCAAcgaatgcaatttatctaaag AGACGGCTCAACACGATGCAGATGCTGATATATTTGGAAACACCCAAGATAAAGAGCATACCGATTTTTCTGACTATGGATGGGAGAATATCAGCAGCTTTGATGACCTTGATCGAATCTTTAG CAATGATGAACCAATATTTGGCCAAGCAAATCTTGATAAGGCTGATGAGATATGGTCTTCTTCTAAAGACGCAACAAGCGGTCCAGTAAGATCATTTTCCATTTCTGCGGATTCTCCTGGTTTGATTTCTGGAGCATTGACGAGTTCATCAGAGATCCCGCAAGTGAAAACAGAATATGAACATCAAGATGAGCAGTCTTTCAACCTTGGCTATGACAAAATGAATGAGCCTGCATCCATTAGTTTTCAGCAAAGAAATGCAACTGTTGAACCAGTGGTGAACGATCAG AAGAATATGGCCATGGTAGGAAAGACCCATGCAGAAAACTCTTGTCTTTTTGTTGATAGTTCTTTTACCCTGAATGAACGTGCTGATAAG GTTTACAGGCACAAAACGCTCCATAAAAGCCAGAAGAAGTCCCGAGAGAAAGCTGAAGGGAAAATAGCCCAAGATATTTACGGGTCCTGGTCTTCGCATGTGGATTTGGGGGGACAGTGCGGCCACCAGCCATCGCCATTTCCATCATCTATCAATCAACTAAGTGGGATTAGAGGACCTGAGCCCACCCATTTCCAGCAGATCTCTGATCCATACGCACAATCTTCTGCATTCAGGAACTATGCAGAATCATTTCCAGCAATACTTTCACCAACAAGCTTCCAATCCAGGGAGGTCAAGTGTCCAGTCGTGTTTCCTGGGTACAAAGCATCTTCTACTTATGTCGACTCTACAGGAAAGAGGCTTGATTCCCCAGGAAAACCTCCTACAATGAcgcctcaagagaaaattgagaagttGAGGCGGCGCCAGCAAATGCAAGCAATGCTTGCTATTAAGAAACAGCTACAGCAGTTTGTTGACGAAATCTGTCCTTCTGATGCTCAAGGCCTTACTCTGGAAATTTCAAATCAGCATAGCAAGGGCGCCCATTTGGAAGTTGATGATCTGAGCAGTCTTCCTTCAATTGACGTAAGTTCTTCAATAGAGCAGGATGGTTCTACTTTCGTCTCTGCAGCTGTTGATGGCAGTTCAATTGAGGATGTGGTGCTTAATCAGCTTCAGGATGTGATTGCAAAG TTGGACGACAGGATCAAAATCTGTATACGGGATAGCTTGTATCGCCTGGCTAAAAGTACCGTGAAAAGGCAACACACTGGGAGTATGATTGGCACTGTTGTGCATCCGCAAGATGAGCATGAAGTTTTAGCAAAGGAGGAATCAGAGGCTAGTAACAG GGAGGTTAAGCCAGCTGATGTTGAAACAGACACCAATCCAATAGACCGAGCAGTTGCCCATTTGCTCTTTCATCGGCCTTTTTCCACTAAACTTCCTGGAACACCTGAATCATTGATTTCTCAAAAGCTCCCTCACAAACACAAAGCACAAGAGTTGGCAAATGTGCAGAACGAGGGACTGTCCAAGATCTTAAAAACTGAGTCGCAGTCCTCTCTTCAAGGATCAGAAAGCACAGACCAGATGACAGATACCCATCAGATTAATCAGTTCAAAAACAGCACTTCCATGGACACGTCCGAAAATGCCTATGTGCCAACAGAGGGCGGAGCTGGAGCTCTTGAAGCATTGCAAGAGCAGTAA